From a region of the Candidatus Polarisedimenticolia bacterium genome:
- a CDS encoding ATP-binding protein translates to MAKERDPHELGSDEVRWRCDLSRFGFKTTDDVDPCQVLIGQDRALSSLKLGFGVRETGYNIFVSGEVGVGRTTAVRRLLEERRGRGKPPEDLCYLNNFREPDRPRLLVFPAGRGCAFRDAMEEVVVNLKRNLPQIFEAPDYRERRKQTIEKLKEEERERIKQFEKKVESSGFALVQVQAGPIPRPVLMPLVAGNAIEIDQLENLVEAGKFKAEDLKRIRETLGTLQVEMENLSRDVRKVERRIREEIDRLDRNATMPLIKETVDEVRKDFPEENVSEYLDEAAESILEELDRFREPPAEPPSPLQELTGERSKDEFLEYQVNVIVDNSELKGSPVIFETSPSYKNLFGMVERFRDLRGVEHTNFTQIRAGSLLHANGGFLVLNAMDVLAEPGVYHTLKRNLRNKVTEIQSQEWILGPTTTLKPEPIPLSVKVVLIGTESIYRLLLLRDEDFAKVFKVKAEFDNAIELNDENLMNVICYVKKKCNDDGLLPFEREALEEIIETAMRMSGRTGKISTRFDDLADLVRESSFWAVQEGKKLVERRHVAQALEHQVYRTNLIENRIQERIAQGTILLDVSGKKIGQVNALALYDLGDHTFGIPARVSATVAMGRSGVVNIEREARLSGATHDKGVLILSGYLRRKYAQDKPLTMTASLAFEQNYSGVDGDSASSAEAYAILSALAQLPIRQDLAVTGSINQAGEIQPIGGVNEKVEGFFDACRARGISGTQGVLIPDRNVPDLMLRHDVTKAVEEGKFHIYAHRNVDEGITLLSGVQAGEPLPGGGYPEESVNFRVNRRLLDLAQKIRNFAPPPSD, encoded by the coding sequence ATGGCCAAGGAGCGCGATCCGCACGAGCTCGGTTCCGACGAGGTGCGCTGGCGCTGCGATCTCTCGCGGTTCGGGTTCAAGACGACCGACGACGTCGATCCCTGCCAGGTCCTGATCGGGCAGGATCGGGCGCTTTCCTCCCTGAAGCTCGGCTTCGGGGTTCGCGAGACGGGATACAACATCTTCGTCTCCGGGGAGGTCGGGGTCGGCCGCACCACCGCGGTCCGGCGGCTGCTGGAGGAGCGCCGCGGGCGCGGGAAACCCCCCGAGGATCTCTGCTACCTCAACAACTTCCGGGAGCCGGATCGCCCGCGGCTGCTGGTCTTCCCGGCGGGCCGCGGCTGCGCCTTCCGGGACGCGATGGAAGAGGTGGTGGTCAACCTGAAGCGCAATCTCCCGCAGATCTTCGAAGCTCCCGATTACCGCGAGCGCCGGAAGCAGACGATCGAGAAGCTCAAGGAGGAGGAGCGGGAGCGCATCAAGCAGTTCGAGAAGAAGGTCGAGAGCAGCGGCTTCGCCCTGGTCCAGGTCCAGGCCGGCCCCATCCCCCGCCCCGTTCTCATGCCCCTGGTCGCCGGCAACGCCATCGAAATCGATCAGCTCGAGAACCTCGTGGAGGCGGGGAAGTTCAAGGCGGAGGACCTCAAGAGGATCCGGGAGACCCTCGGCACCCTCCAGGTCGAGATGGAGAACCTCTCCCGGGACGTCCGCAAGGTGGAGCGCCGGATTCGCGAGGAAATCGACCGTCTCGATCGAAACGCGACGATGCCCCTCATCAAGGAGACGGTGGACGAGGTGCGGAAGGACTTTCCCGAGGAGAACGTCTCCGAATACCTGGACGAGGCGGCCGAGTCGATCCTCGAGGAGCTCGATCGCTTCCGCGAGCCGCCCGCCGAGCCGCCCAGCCCCTTGCAGGAGCTGACGGGCGAGCGGAGCAAGGACGAATTCCTCGAATACCAGGTCAACGTCATCGTCGACAACTCGGAGTTGAAGGGATCCCCGGTCATCTTCGAGACCTCGCCCAGCTACAAGAACCTTTTCGGGATGGTGGAGCGGTTCCGCGACCTCCGCGGCGTGGAGCACACGAACTTCACCCAGATCCGGGCGGGCTCTCTCCTGCACGCCAACGGCGGGTTCCTCGTTCTCAACGCGATGGATGTCCTGGCGGAGCCCGGAGTCTACCATACGCTCAAGCGGAACCTCCGCAACAAGGTCACGGAGATTCAGAGCCAGGAGTGGATCCTGGGCCCGACGACGACCTTGAAGCCGGAGCCGATTCCGCTGTCCGTGAAGGTGGTGCTGATCGGCACGGAGTCGATCTATCGCCTGCTCCTGCTGCGGGACGAGGACTTCGCCAAGGTCTTCAAGGTCAAGGCGGAGTTCGACAACGCCATCGAGCTCAACGACGAGAACCTGATGAACGTGATCTGCTACGTGAAGAAGAAGTGCAATGACGACGGGCTCCTGCCGTTCGAGCGGGAGGCGCTCGAGGAGATCATCGAGACGGCCATGCGGATGTCGGGGCGGACGGGGAAGATCTCCACCCGCTTCGACGACCTGGCCGATCTCGTTCGCGAGTCCTCCTTCTGGGCCGTGCAGGAGGGAAAGAAGCTCGTGGAGCGCCGCCACGTAGCCCAGGCCCTCGAGCACCAGGTCTATCGCACCAACCTGATCGAGAACCGGATCCAGGAGCGCATCGCGCAGGGGACGATCCTGCTCGACGTCTCCGGAAAGAAAATCGGCCAGGTCAACGCTCTCGCCCTGTACGACCTGGGGGACCACACGTTCGGCATCCCGGCGCGCGTCAGCGCCACCGTGGCGATGGGCCGGTCGGGGGTCGTCAACATCGAGAGGGAGGCCCGGCTCTCGGGGGCCACCCACGACAAGGGGGTTCTCATCCTGTCGGGCTACCTGCGCCGAAAATACGCCCAGGACAAGCCGCTCACGATGACCGCCTCGCTCGCCTTCGAGCAGAATTACTCGGGCGTCGACGGCGATTCGGCCTCCTCTGCCGAGGCCTACGCGATCCTCTCGGCTCTCGCCCAGCTGCCGATCCGCCAGGACCTCGCGGTCACCGGCTCGATCAACCAGGCGGGGGAGATCCAGCCCATCGGCGGCGTCAACGAAAAAGTGGAGGGGTTCTTCGACGCCTGCCGGGCGCGCGGTATCAGCGGAACTCAAGGCGTCCTGATTCCCGACCGCAACGTCCCGGACCTCATGCTCCGGCACGACGTCACGAAGGCGGTGGAGGAGGGGAAGTTCCACATCTACGCCCACCGCAACGTCGACGAGGGGATCACCCTTCTCAGCGGAGTCCAGGCGGGGGAGCCGCTGCCCGGCGGGGGCTATCCGGAGGAATCGGTCAACTTCCGGGTCAATCGCCGCCTGCTCGATCTCGCCCAGAAGATCCGGAACTTCGCCCCGCCGCCGTCGGACTGA
- a CDS encoding menaquinone biosynthesis protein: MSPLRIATVSYLNAKPLTRGLRTRALGGDYAVTESSPALCARDLASGKVDVALIPSIEYQRIQGLRVLPGMAIASRRRARSVLLLSKVAAPEIRRLALDASSRTSAVLARIWLDRRARNRVEYLEAPPRLGAMLERSDAALLIGDAALQADTAGLRVYDLAAEWFEMTGLPFVFAFWAVRAGVRLPEGIEPFTASLALGLGSLSAIIEEEAERLELPRDLLESYFRQNIHYDLGAEEARSFWLFSRLAREAGAVESVRELAYHEPAAGSLRQAGESG; the protein is encoded by the coding sequence GTGAGCCCACTGCGAATCGCGACCGTCTCCTATCTCAACGCGAAACCGCTGACGCGGGGCCTCCGGACGCGCGCGCTCGGAGGGGACTACGCCGTCACAGAGTCTTCCCCCGCTCTCTGCGCCCGCGACCTCGCTTCCGGCAAAGTCGACGTGGCGCTTATCCCGAGCATCGAGTACCAGCGGATCCAGGGCCTCCGCGTGCTTCCCGGGATGGCGATCGCCTCGCGGCGCCGGGCGCGCTCGGTTCTGCTCCTTTCCAAGGTCGCGGCCCCGGAGATCCGCCGCCTGGCCCTGGACGCCTCCTCCAGAACCTCGGCGGTCCTGGCGAGAATCTGGCTGGATCGCCGCGCCCGGAATCGCGTCGAATACCTCGAGGCGCCGCCGCGGCTGGGAGCAATGCTGGAGCGCTCGGACGCCGCCCTGCTCATCGGCGACGCCGCCTTGCAGGCCGACACCGCGGGGCTGCGGGTCTACGATCTCGCCGCGGAGTGGTTCGAGATGACGGGGCTCCCCTTCGTCTTCGCCTTCTGGGCGGTGCGGGCCGGGGTCCGCCTGCCGGAGGGAATCGAGCCGTTCACCGCGTCCCTGGCGCTCGGGCTGGGCTCGCTGTCCGCCATCATCGAAGAGGAAGCGGAGCGGCTGGAGCTGCCGCGGGACCTCCTGGAGAGCTACTTCCGCCAGAACATCCATTACGATCTGGGGGCGGAGGAGGCGCGCTCCTTCTGGCTCTTCAGCCGTCTGGCGCGCGAGGCGGGGGCGGTCGAATCGGTTCGCGAGCTCGCGTATCATGAGCCGGCCGCCGGGAGTCTCCGGCAGGCGGGGGAGAGCGGATGA
- the mqnC gene encoding cyclic dehypoxanthinyl futalosine synthase: protein MSGTTPRARAILERAADGERLSTAEARQLFDEASLIDLGLAADAARTRLHPDPIVTFIVDRNINYTNFCVTKCSFCAFYRLPGDTEEGYLHPKETLYRKIEETIDLGGTGILMQGGHHPTLPLEWYEDLLASFKERYPIHIHAFSPPEIQHIVHVSKRPLPEVLERLKKAGLDSIPGGGAEILVDRVRERIAPLKLKSEDWMAVMDCAHRLGIPSTVTMMFGHVESLDDRVEHLRRVREQQDRTGGFTAFIAWTYKPGNTEMGGRETTSADYLRTQAISRLFVDNIMNIQSSWVTQGTEIGQIALRYGANDMGSVMIEENVVRSAGNTYSTSREELERLIVEAGFHPRQRDTLYRLVDSRAWPPEGSAQPAANRREPVFRLPRGGAEASA, encoded by the coding sequence ATGAGCGGGACCACGCCGCGAGCGAGAGCGATTCTGGAGCGGGCCGCCGACGGGGAGCGCCTGTCGACGGCGGAGGCACGGCAGCTTTTCGACGAGGCCAGCCTGATCGATTTGGGACTGGCCGCCGACGCGGCCCGGACGCGGCTGCATCCCGATCCGATTGTCACCTTCATCGTCGACCGGAACATCAACTACACGAACTTCTGCGTCACCAAATGCTCCTTCTGCGCCTTCTATCGCCTCCCCGGCGACACGGAGGAGGGATACCTGCACCCGAAGGAGACCCTTTACCGCAAGATCGAGGAGACGATCGACCTCGGCGGAACCGGCATCCTGATGCAGGGCGGCCATCACCCCACCCTGCCGCTCGAGTGGTACGAGGATCTCCTCGCCTCGTTCAAGGAGCGCTATCCGATCCACATCCATGCTTTCTCCCCGCCGGAGATCCAGCACATCGTCCACGTGAGCAAGCGGCCGCTTCCGGAGGTCCTGGAGCGCCTCAAGAAGGCGGGGCTCGATTCGATCCCGGGCGGCGGCGCCGAGATTCTGGTGGACCGCGTCCGGGAGAGGATCGCGCCGCTCAAGCTGAAGTCCGAGGACTGGATGGCGGTGATGGACTGCGCCCACCGGCTGGGAATTCCGTCGACGGTGACCATGATGTTCGGCCACGTCGAATCGCTGGACGATCGGGTGGAGCATCTCCGCCGGGTCCGGGAGCAGCAGGATCGGACCGGAGGATTCACCGCCTTCATCGCCTGGACCTATAAGCCCGGCAACACGGAGATGGGAGGACGCGAGACGACCTCGGCCGATTACCTCCGCACGCAGGCAATCTCCCGGTTGTTCGTGGACAACATCATGAACATCCAATCCTCCTGGGTGACCCAGGGGACGGAGATCGGCCAGATCGCCCTGCGGTACGGAGCGAACGACATGGGATCGGTGATGATCGAGGAGAACGTCGTCCGGTCGGCCGGAAACACCTATTCCACGTCCCGGGAGGAGCTGGAGCGGCTGATCGTCGAAGCCGGCTTCCATCCCCGCCAGCGGGACACGCTCTACCGCCTCGTCGACTCCCGCGCCTGGCCGCCGGAAGGAAGCGCGCAGCCGGCCGCCAACCGGCGGGAGCCCGTGTTCCGTCTGCCGCGGGGCGGGGCGGAGGCCTCCGCCTGA
- a CDS encoding ATP-binding protein, with protein MVLTMMALTLGILFLIYDHYERVLVDLVLDQTEDLSKALEISVQQLTSKGQSDQQLLQDYTGRLSALGVTEISILSSERQVVASSNQARIGTRVHAPRRAAAGPLIITGTIGEDAEDAQKKISYNLDIPIIVDDQKRGYVRLHIILDDFAALLRSIYLKRSLATSGVFLAGVGASLALAYRMTSPLKHLAAAAERVAGGDLEVTVPVERGDEIGRLQGNFRHMLEALRENRRLESRLRRAERAGAMGRLASAVAHEIRNPLNYISLSMDHLRAASRPSEPARAQKFDESMEQIRQELRRVNALVTEFLNFGRPPRLRLQPCRVEEVLQEVVRFTAEGAGQRNVAVQVRIAPGFPALRADAEGLRTCFLNLVTNAIQAMPHGGTLELRAETDEPGLVRFEAKDTGVGIAERDLERIFEPYFSTKEAGVGLGLAISQRIVQDHDGRIEVSSRPGEGTEFRIVLPVDGPAELREGAPARA; from the coding sequence ATGGTGCTGACGATGATGGCGCTCACCCTGGGAATCCTGTTTCTCATCTACGACCATTACGAGAGGGTGCTGGTCGACCTGGTCCTGGATCAAACCGAGGACCTTTCCAAGGCGCTCGAGATCAGCGTCCAGCAGCTCACCTCGAAGGGTCAGAGCGATCAGCAGCTTCTCCAGGATTACACCGGCCGCCTCTCGGCGCTCGGGGTCACGGAGATCTCGATCCTCAGCAGCGAGAGACAGGTGGTGGCCTCCTCCAACCAGGCCCGGATCGGGACGCGGGTCCATGCCCCGCGGCGTGCCGCGGCCGGACCGCTCATCATCACCGGCACCATCGGCGAGGACGCCGAAGACGCGCAGAAGAAGATCTCCTACAACCTGGACATCCCCATCATCGTGGACGACCAGAAACGAGGCTACGTGCGGCTGCATATCATCCTGGACGACTTCGCGGCGCTTCTGCGCTCCATCTACCTCAAGCGAAGCCTGGCCACCTCCGGGGTCTTTCTGGCGGGCGTCGGAGCTTCGCTGGCACTCGCCTACCGGATGACTTCGCCGCTCAAGCACCTCGCCGCCGCCGCGGAGCGGGTCGCCGGCGGCGATCTGGAGGTCACCGTCCCGGTGGAGCGGGGAGACGAGATCGGCAGGCTTCAGGGGAATTTCCGGCACATGCTGGAGGCCCTGCGGGAGAATCGCCGGCTCGAATCGCGGCTTCGCCGGGCCGAGCGGGCCGGCGCCATGGGCCGCCTCGCTTCGGCCGTCGCTCATGAAATCCGCAATCCCCTGAACTACATCAGCCTGAGCATGGATCATCTGCGAGCCGCCTCGAGGCCCAGCGAGCCGGCGCGCGCGCAGAAATTCGACGAGAGCATGGAGCAAATCCGGCAGGAGCTCCGCCGGGTGAACGCCCTGGTCACGGAGTTCCTGAACTTCGGCCGGCCGCCGCGCCTGAGGCTTCAGCCGTGCCGCGTGGAGGAGGTCCTCCAGGAAGTCGTCCGCTTCACCGCGGAAGGGGCCGGGCAGCGCAACGTGGCGGTCCAGGTCCGCATCGCGCCGGGTTTCCCGGCTTTGCGGGCCGACGCCGAAGGCTTGAGGACCTGCTTCCTGAACCTGGTCACCAACGCCATTCAGGCGATGCCCCACGGCGGGACCCTGGAGCTGCGCGCCGAAACCGACGAACCGGGCCTGGTCCGATTCGAAGCGAAGGACACCGGCGTCGGGATCGCCGAGCGCGATCTGGAGCGCATCTTCGAGCCCTACTTCTCGACGAAGGAGGCGGGGGTCGGCCTGGGACTGGCCATCAGCCAGCGGATCGTCCAGGACCACGACGGCCGGATCGAGGTGTCGAGCCGTCCGGGCGAGGGGACGGAATTCCGGATCGTCCTGCCGGTGGATGGTCCGGCGGAGCTGCGGGAGGGGGCGCCCGCTCGGGCGTAA
- a CDS encoding sigma-54 dependent transcriptional regulator: MSRGTVLVVDDEPRQLEILRTILIDEGYEAETCLTGEEAVRILRTSPPQVLLTDLKMPGMDGIALLEEAQREAPGCSSIVMTAHGAVDTAVEAMKKGAFDYLTKPLEADRLLLVLERAMETVLLRGENRSLRAQLRDRFRLENIVGQHGSMQEVFRLVQKVAPSPATVIIYGESGTGKELIARALHYNSPRASRPFLAVNCSAIPEPLLESELFGHEKGSFTGAVARKLGLFEQAHTGTLLLDEVGELPSSMQAKILRVLQEKEIRRVGGASTIPVDVRIVAATNRNLGREMKEGRFREDLYYRLNVLPIFLPPLRERATDIPGLAEHFLARYARESGKKAPRLPAETLSMLMRYRWPGNVRELESALERAVLLAEADEISPDLLPPEVRENLSASFPALGIDLPDEGISLESLERELLEKAVRKAGGTLTRAARLLGISYRTLQYRLEKFGISRDVAAPFGEAGEPNGAPPAKPES, from the coding sequence ATGAGTCGAGGCACGGTGCTGGTGGTGGACGACGAGCCCCGGCAGCTGGAGATCCTGCGGACCATTCTGATCGACGAGGGATACGAGGCCGAAACCTGTCTCACCGGCGAGGAAGCGGTCCGTATCCTCCGGACCTCGCCGCCGCAGGTCCTGCTGACCGATCTGAAGATGCCGGGAATGGACGGAATCGCCCTCTTGGAGGAGGCGCAACGGGAGGCGCCCGGCTGCTCCTCCATCGTCATGACGGCCCATGGGGCGGTCGACACCGCCGTCGAGGCGATGAAGAAAGGGGCTTTCGACTACCTGACGAAGCCGCTCGAAGCCGACCGCCTCCTTCTGGTGCTCGAGAGGGCCATGGAGACGGTGCTGTTGCGAGGCGAGAACCGGAGCCTCCGGGCTCAGCTCCGGGATCGGTTCCGGCTGGAGAACATCGTCGGCCAGCACGGCTCGATGCAGGAGGTGTTCCGGCTCGTCCAGAAAGTGGCCCCGTCGCCCGCCACGGTGATCATCTACGGCGAGAGCGGCACCGGCAAGGAGCTGATCGCCAGGGCCCTGCACTACAATTCTCCGCGCGCTTCCCGCCCGTTCCTCGCGGTGAACTGCTCCGCCATCCCCGAGCCCCTGCTCGAATCGGAGCTCTTCGGCCATGAAAAGGGCTCGTTCACGGGAGCGGTCGCCCGCAAGCTGGGACTGTTCGAGCAGGCCCATACCGGCACGCTCCTTCTGGACGAGGTGGGCGAGCTCCCGTCTTCCATGCAGGCCAAGATCCTGCGGGTCCTGCAGGAAAAGGAGATCCGCCGCGTGGGCGGCGCCTCGACGATTCCGGTGGATGTCCGGATCGTCGCGGCGACGAACCGCAACCTGGGGCGCGAGATGAAGGAGGGCCGATTCCGGGAGGACCTCTATTACCGTCTCAACGTCCTGCCGATCTTTCTGCCGCCGCTCCGCGAGCGGGCCACCGACATCCCCGGACTCGCCGAGCACTTTCTCGCGCGTTACGCGCGCGAATCGGGGAAAAAGGCGCCGCGGCTGCCCGCCGAGACACTTTCCATGCTGATGCGTTATCGATGGCCGGGGAACGTCCGCGAGCTGGAGTCGGCCCTGGAGCGCGCCGTCCTCCTGGCGGAGGCGGACGAGATCTCCCCCGATCTCCTGCCGCCGGAGGTCCGGGAGAACCTTTCCGCCTCGTTCCCGGCTCTCGGGATCGATCTTCCCGACGAAGGGATCTCTCTCGAGTCGCTGGAGCGCGAACTGCTGGAGAAGGCGGTGAGAAAGGCGGGCGGCACGCTCACGCGGGCGGCCCGACTGCTCGGCATATCATACCGGACGCTGCAGTACCGGCTCGAGAAGTTCGGCATCTCGCGCGACGTCGCCGCACCATTTGGGGAGGCGGGTGAACCAAATGGTGCACCTCCCGCGAAACCGGAGTCCTAG
- a CDS encoding DUF5666 domain-containing protein produces MKKSLMVLFVALFVLSCVSVFAGEARKASSGKARSSHVMGEVVSVDSATSTFVVRETLKDKSTKEITITTEPGTKIQQAGKMVTLTDLAAGDTVTVSYNPSADGKNMARTVSISKPKTAEPPSKS; encoded by the coding sequence ATGAAGAAGTCGTTGATGGTTCTGTTCGTCGCGCTGTTCGTCCTGTCCTGCGTTTCGGTGTTCGCCGGCGAGGCCCGCAAGGCCTCTTCCGGAAAGGCCCGCTCCAGCCACGTGATGGGCGAGGTGGTCTCCGTCGATTCCGCCACCAGCACCTTCGTGGTCCGCGAGACCCTGAAGGACAAGAGCACCAAGGAGATCACGATCACGACGGAGCCCGGAACCAAGATCCAGCAGGCCGGCAAGATGGTCACTTTGACCGACCTGGCCGCCGGAGACACCGTGACCGTGTCCTACAATCCCAGCGCCGATGGGAAGAACATGGCGCGCACGGTGTCGATTTCCAAGCCGAAGACGGCCGAGCCCCCGAGCAAGAGCTAG
- a CDS encoding DegT/DnrJ/EryC1/StrS family aminotransferase — protein sequence MAVPLLDLKAQYPPLQGAIRAALDRVLDSQQFILGEEVAAFEREIGGWLDGGEAIGVASGTDALLLALMALEIGEGDEVVTTPYSFFATAGAIHRVGARPVFADIDPRTFLMRPELAARAITRRTRALLPVHLFGQMVEMEPLLEIARARNLSVIEDAAQAIGATTGFEGKTGQAGTLGTIGCFSFFPSKNLGGAGDGGLVVTRDAGLADRIRSLRRHGEEAAYVHTRVGLNSRLDALQAAVLRVKLPHLDRWSAARAANAQRYGRLFSGAGLAGPDSPLILPETRPGARHIFHQYVVRARRRDDLLSHLRAASIGCAVYYPIPLHLQRCFAGLHHHPGDFPVAESASASSLALPIYPELTAAMQEEVVGVIREFYSSE from the coding sequence ATGGCCGTGCCTCTTCTCGATCTGAAGGCGCAGTACCCCCCTCTCCAGGGCGCGATCCGCGCCGCGCTCGATCGGGTGCTCGACTCGCAGCAGTTCATTTTGGGAGAAGAGGTCGCCGCCTTCGAGCGCGAGATCGGCGGCTGGCTGGACGGTGGGGAGGCGATCGGCGTGGCCTCGGGCACCGACGCGCTCCTGCTCGCCTTGATGGCCCTGGAGATCGGCGAGGGGGACGAGGTCGTCACGACCCCTTATTCCTTTTTCGCCACTGCCGGAGCGATTCACCGGGTCGGAGCCCGCCCCGTCTTCGCCGACATCGATCCGCGGACCTTCCTCATGCGCCCGGAGCTGGCGGCTCGGGCGATCACCCGGCGCACCCGGGCCCTTCTTCCCGTCCACCTCTTCGGACAGATGGTAGAGATGGAGCCGCTGCTCGAGATCGCCCGCGCGCGAAACCTCAGCGTGATTGAGGATGCGGCGCAGGCGATCGGCGCGACCACCGGATTCGAGGGGAAGACCGGGCAGGCCGGAACGCTGGGAACGATCGGCTGTTTTTCCTTCTTCCCTTCCAAGAACCTGGGAGGCGCGGGCGACGGAGGGCTGGTCGTGACGCGGGACGCGGGACTGGCCGACCGGATCCGCTCGCTCCGGCGGCACGGCGAGGAGGCTGCCTACGTCCATACCCGGGTGGGGCTGAACAGCCGGCTCGACGCCCTCCAGGCGGCCGTTCTGCGCGTCAAGCTCCCCCACCTCGACCGATGGAGCGCCGCCCGGGCCGCGAACGCCCAGCGCTACGGGCGTCTTTTCTCAGGCGCCGGCCTCGCGGGGCCCGACTCGCCGCTGATCCTGCCCGAGACGCGCCCCGGAGCGCGGCACATCTTCCACCAGTACGTCGTCCGGGCGCGGCGGCGAGATGACCTGCTCTCGCACCTCCGCGCCGCTTCGATCGGCTGCGCCGTCTACTATCCTATTCCCCTCCACCTGCAGCGCTGCTTCGCCGGGCTGCATCACCACCCGGGCGATTTTCCGGTCGCTGAAAGCGCCTCGGCCTCGAGCCTTGCCCTTCCCATCTACCCCGAGCTGACGGCGGCGATGCAGGAGGAGGTCGTCGGCGTCATCCGGGAGTTCTATTCCTCGGAATGA
- a CDS encoding TldD/PmbA family protein, with product MIPSAEALRAMASKILGFSGAEEALVRLGAERRGNTRFANNGITTAGSAEDLTVTVVSVFGKRHGAARTNVTDEASLARVVRRSEELARLSPEDPEWMPVLPPQTYLKTQGIDSALDDLGPEARASRIAALTERSKSKGLLSSGFFEHSSSATALASSASLFAYSARTDGSFSTTARTRDGAGSGWAGLDFGRLIDLDAQRLGRSAMEKAARSASPKELPPGKYTVILEPQAVADLLGSLALSLEARSADEGRSVFSRPGGGTRIGEKMLSEKVDLISDPTAAGLSGVLFDEDGLPAQRITWFDRGVLRHLQMSRYWARKTANRSTGPVANLILPGGTDTVEEMVRTAERAILVTRFWYIRFVDPQTLLLTGITRDGTFLVEHGKIAHAVRNFRFNESPITVLKNVEMISAPRQVAGGPIPMAMPALRSREFTFSSVSQAV from the coding sequence TTGATCCCGTCCGCCGAGGCGCTCCGTGCCATGGCGTCGAAGATCCTGGGCTTCTCGGGGGCCGAGGAGGCGCTCGTGCGCCTCGGCGCCGAGCGGCGGGGGAACACCCGCTTCGCCAACAATGGCATCACCACCGCCGGCTCGGCCGAGGATCTGACCGTCACGGTGGTGTCGGTCTTCGGAAAGCGCCACGGAGCGGCGCGGACCAACGTCACCGACGAAGCGTCGCTCGCGCGGGTGGTGCGGCGGAGCGAAGAGCTGGCCCGGCTTTCCCCGGAAGATCCGGAGTGGATGCCGGTCCTTCCGCCGCAAACCTATCTCAAGACGCAAGGCATCGATTCCGCCCTGGACGACCTCGGCCCGGAGGCGAGAGCCTCGCGAATCGCCGCCCTGACGGAACGGTCGAAATCGAAAGGCCTGCTCTCCTCCGGTTTTTTCGAGCACTCCTCGTCGGCCACGGCGCTCGCCAGCTCCGCGAGCCTGTTCGCCTATTCGGCCAGGACCGACGGGTCCTTTTCCACCACTGCACGGACCCGCGACGGAGCGGGCAGCGGCTGGGCCGGGCTCGACTTCGGGCGTCTGATCGACTTGGACGCGCAGCGGCTCGGGCGCTCCGCCATGGAGAAGGCCGCCCGCTCCGCTTCTCCGAAGGAGCTCCCGCCGGGGAAGTACACCGTGATCCTGGAGCCGCAGGCGGTGGCCGACCTGCTGGGTTCCCTCGCCCTCAGCCTGGAGGCGCGCAGCGCGGACGAAGGGCGCTCCGTCTTCTCCCGGCCCGGCGGCGGAACGCGGATTGGCGAGAAGATGCTGAGTGAGAAAGTGGACCTGATCTCGGATCCGACGGCCGCCGGCCTTTCCGGGGTCCTTTTCGACGAGGACGGCCTGCCGGCCCAGCGGATCACCTGGTTCGACCGGGGAGTGCTGCGTCACCTTCAGATGTCGCGCTACTGGGCCCGCAAGACGGCGAACCGGTCGACCGGACCGGTGGCGAATCTCATCCTGCCGGGCGGCACCGACACGGTCGAGGAGATGGTTCGAACCGCCGAGCGCGCCATCCTGGTCACGCGGTTCTGGTACATCCGGTTCGTCGATCCCCAGACCCTTCTCCTGACGGGCATCACGCGGGACGGCACCTTCCTGGTCGAGCACGGCAAGATCGCCCATGCCGTGAGGAATTTCCGGTTCAACGAGAGCCCGATCACGGTGCTGAAGAACGTGGAGATGATCTCCGCGCCCCGCCAGGTGGCCGGCGGTCCGATCCCCATGGCCATGCCCGCCCTCCGATCGCGCGAGTTCACCTTCAGCAGCGTCAGCCAGGCGGTCTAG